The Apium graveolens cultivar Ventura chromosome 3, ASM990537v1, whole genome shotgun sequence sequence CTGTTAAAGTCTTTAACACCCAATAATGAGAATCTTTGTTATATATGTGATTTTTAACAGCCAAGACTTAGTAAATAAATACTTGCGAGATGTTCATATAACATTTATATTTGATGTCCAGTATGCACGAATTGTTCAAAAGCTTGGATTTTCTGCCAAATTCAAGGTATCCCTTCTCTTGGACAATTATAGTATCCATTTTAGAAACTTATTGTTATCTTAATGGCTTTTAATATTATGTTCCATTGATATGCCAGGACTTTAAGATACAAAACATTGTTGGTTCTTGTGATGTGAAATTTCCCATCAGACTTGAAGGTTTAGCATATTCCCATGGTGCCTTTTCAAGTGTATGTCTAAGCTGTTGTCTGGCTTTCTTAACCATGGAAATTAAAAATAGATGCTGCAATTTTTAGTGCTAATTGTGTTTATGTGTTTGCAGTATGAACCAGAATTGTTTCCTGGTCTAATATATCGGATGAGACAACCCAAGATTGTCCTCCTCATCTTTGTATCAGGAAAAATTGTAATTACCGGAGCAAAGGTGATGCAGGCTGCCATAAACATTTACTTATAAACTTTTTATTACCTTTAAAGGCTTACAGTCTTTCGAATGGCTCATGCACAGGTGAGAGAAGAAACTTATACAGCATTTGAGAATATATACCCTGTTCTTACAGAGTTCAGGAGGAATTCGCAGCAGTGGTATGCAATATATTTCTTTCTTGTTATTTTCTTAATGGAAGTGCAACTATCTTTCTTATTATGTAATGTGTGTTTGTGCTTGGAGTCTTATTACATTTTCAGTTGCCTGTGTTTGCAGACTTGTGCAGATTTGTgcctgatgaagaatcaactTGATATATCAGCTTGATACTGAAGAGCTTTCAACTGCATGTACCCGGGCTCTAATAAGACGGCTATAAGAATTGACATGGCTGGGTTAGAGTTTTTTTTATGTAATGATTAATGATTCTGAATAATTAAGACatatggttttggttttttatgTGATACAGTTAAATAGACAATCTATATACAAGTGGAAAAGCATTTAAATTTTGGGGGCCATTGTTTATGGTATATTAGTTCGATTAACAAGATTTTATTGTTAATTTCATGTGTTTGTTTTCGGTTTAAGATTTTAATATGTTGGATGATAATTCATTGTGATTTACCGAGTCACTTATTTACAGTGCGGTGTTGTTTGTTGGATCATAAGTTTTTGTCATTTTCCGAGTAACTTACTCCCCAATGTGTCTGGTTAAAGAGTACAAGCCCTGAACTTAATCTGAAGTTGCATGTCATGCTGGTTAGTTTTGAGCTACAAATGGCAAATCATCCCTTTAGTTCATTCGAAATGTCTTTTTTTTGCTAATTGAAATGTGTTTTTTTTATGTTGATAAAAATATTATTTGCCCTACCATGTTCTTAGTTTTACTGGGACAACTAGTCTGtacagtatatatatattagtagATTGCCTTGGTTATATTGTTTCGTCATCTCGAAAGAGCTAATTCCGCAACTTATTACTTGCTCTTGCTTGCCCTTCTTTCGATAAGTGTCCTATATTTTTGTTCTTTTTGCTGAATATGTATCTTATATTTACATTAGTGGTAAATCTCCGGACAATTTAGTAAAAGAAGATCAGTTTAGGTAAAAGTGTTGTAAGTACGAGGATATAAGCTTCTTTAAGTTCTCTAGACCGTAAGAAGTTGATAGTAAGATAATTACATTTGAGCAAACACTATTGTTGCATAAAATTTGAGCAACCGTGTACATGTAGATGTAGTTTCGAAAAGCTACCATATCTAAAATATTATGTGAATATAAATGTCTGTGTTATCCTACCAAAAAAGAGATTTACATAAAAAATGTGAAGACGGATAAGAATAGCAAAGCCACCAGAAACGGGCGACTTCCAGAAGACCGTGATAACAATATCTGAATCGGAAAACTGCATTGGCCTTGTGATAAATTCTGTGTAGTCACAGCAGCCAAACCTTGAAAATTGCAGCTCAAATTCCCTTGATTCTGTACCTGAAAGTAGGCATTAAATGCGTATGATGCATTTCCATAAGCATCCAAGCCATTACAAGATGACCCGTAACCAAGGGTCGTACAATCAGAAAATGTGCAGGCATAATTGATATTCTCAGCAAGTTTACTCAAATCTTTAGCATTTGGATTGAACACGCACCATCTTTTTGGTAGATACTGCACATTTTGTGCAGGAACGACAAGCTTGTTCTGTCCTTTTCCCGAAAAATCCATTCCAAATTTTGGTTGTCCGTCATACTTAAAAATTCCCCAGTGACGCTCAAAGTTACCAGGAGCTATGCTCTTGATATCTTCATCAATTAGTCCAAACAAGTAGACTTCTACAAATCCAGGTCGAAGAGGTGTGCCTTTATTAGTTCCAAGCTTTGGTAAAAGGCCATTGTAGAATCGGTATGCATTGTTCATATTAGCATTCTTGTCACCGTCGGTGGGCCAGCCAACCTCGCCTACGATAATTGCCATGTCAGCATATCCGGCAGCTT is a genomic window containing:
- the LOC141711186 gene encoding TATA-box-binding protein-like, which produces MAEQGGGGGGSQCQAVDLSKHPSGIVPTLQNVVSTVNLDCKLDLKAIALQARNAEYNPKRFAAVIMRIRDPKTTALIFASGKMVCTGAKSEQQSKLAARKYARIVQKLGFSAKFKDFKIQNIVGSCDVKFPIRLEGLAYSHGAFSSYEPELFPGLIYRMRQPKIVLLIFVSGKIVITGAKVREETYTAFENIYPVLTEFRRNSQQ